Within the Rosa rugosa chromosome 2, drRosRugo1.1, whole genome shotgun sequence genome, the region aataaagggttgGTGTAGTTGTCTCGACAAATTAGAGACATTAGAGCCTAAACTCCTAATTACAATAAACATCTAGAGAACATTCTAAATACTTTCCTACTAATTTTTGGATTGAAACGGAAGCCCCAAAACATGTACTAGGAAACACAGCACCTTAATCAAAAAAGAATATTGCAGGCGTCCCTCTCTTATTTTAAGCCCAAACACCAGATGATTCTGGTCACCACCTAAAAGCTAGACATCCAACTCTAAATCATATCAACACCTAAACCCAAGGCAATGGCTCAAAATCCTTCTTTTAGGCTCGAAGTCGACTTGAAAAATTCCACGGATACGTTTCGAACTCGCATATCGAAGCAAAATCCACACTATTTCTCTTCCAATCCTCCACCGTGTCTTAACGTCAATCTTGAACATCTTCGATACGTTAAGCATCAAACCTTCATAAGAAAAGATAGCTTCGGAACTATACAAAAATGTACAAATCTTGCCGATGCTGAGAGACTCAAAAGTTTGTATGACTCAAAATTTCTCATATGTACACCCGTAAGAATGTTTAAGACACCAAGGCAAGTATATGCTGATTTtcgaaaaaaaatattagagaCTTAAGATTTTGGGTAGAAGAAAATGGGTGCTAACGGTCGAGTCACGGATGAGTATTTGTGGGATCTTGAAGAACATTAATTGGGAAGAATCTAAAGTCTAGATAAGTTTTGGGAAAATCAGCACATACTAGTCTTGGTGTATCACACATCTTTGTGGGAATATGAAAAATCTTTCGTCGTGGCTCTTTTGAGTCTCCCAATGTCTCTTAGCATCAACAAAATTTTTGCATTCTTGTATAGTTGCGAAACTAAATTTTCTAACAAAGGATTGATGTTTAATGTATCGAATATggactaaattctgcttactaccctgtgctttcaagggttcatcagtttagtctctgcacttctaatttaatcagaaaagtccttgcactctccaatttcatcaaatcgatccaatccatcaccactccgtcaattttcggggaaaatttccaaacaaccatctgcattcacaacaCTAACGCGTTGGCGGGCTGCCTAACGATAGGTAGTTTAGGAATTTTCCTTGTGAGAAGGtcccacgtcagcattttaacagcgaaaattgacggaatagtgacggattggatcgatttgatgaaattggagagtgcaaggacttttctgattaaattagaagtgtagggactaaactgatgaacccttgaattCAAGTACAAGGTAGGAAGCAGAATTTAATCCATCGAATatatggaaaattctacaatgtgttaacgtatgacatgcatacaattgccttaaaagtggtaaaatgagtcctcaaaatagtattATTAGTactcaaagtagtaacatgagtccttaaagtggtaaattttcttagttaccacatgagtcctcaaaatagtaatattagtcctcaaagtggtaacatgagtccttaaagtggtaaattttcttaatttaccatatgagtcctgaaaatagtaatattagtcctcaaagtgataacatgagtcATTAGaggggtaaaaatagttgatgtatgagaaatgttaatataccatagctttaccccgaATATATATGTTTGATTTTAAAGTTAAGTTATAGTGGAGGAGTGGAAGATAAATAGTACGAATGTTCCATCAATTCGGGTTCAATTGGAAAACACCCTGCCAAAGTGTTTTCAAGTACTGTAGATGAAGCCATGAAGGATTTGAAGCCCTTGCCTTGGGGTTTAGGCCTGATAATCTTGCTTATTAACTAGGTTCTGATTAGAATTGTATGTTGTACGTTCTGCTTGGGTTTGGGGTTTAAATAAGAGAGGGATGTCTgcaacattttcttttttattaaggTTCTATGTTTCCTAGTGTATGTTCtcgtcttcattttttttttggcacccCTTTTTTAGATTATTCGTGGTATTCTAAAAGCTTTCGTTTTCCAAAACAATAGGATTTTCCGTTTTGTCTCCATGATTTTGGTAACCTAAATTTAATTAATGGGATTAATTGGGGTACCTTATAGCAGCATCCTTTTCAacaagaccttttttttttttttttttttgaaagagagtCAGTACGGCTGCCCTTAAGTCTTGATCGTTTTCAACAAGTTAATTTTCTTTAAGAGCTTTTTCTAGAGAGGCGCTCTATCCACAATACTAATTTATTTGTTTCAACAAGTTAATTTGTACATACTATTCTCTTCTAAAaaattatttataaaaaaaatttctacgTTATTTATTTTAAAGAAAAAGTGTAAGTGCTTCTTAATGGTTATATAACTTCTGATATTAGGAAGCTAGCACATGTACAGTCGGCTGGCCCTCGACCACGGATTCTAATTTGGAGTAGTAGACATGTTTTAGAAGTAGAAATATGTGGCGTCCCAACCAATTACCAAGTTCATTAATCGATCCAAGTGATTGGTTATGTTTATTATGAAAGAGTTTATGTGGGTCTTCTAATAAGGTCAAGCCCACTAAAAATCCTTATTATGCACCACTCTTCTCTGTTTGAAATATTGCAAGAATCATGGTGAAAGTGAAACAGGCTCGGCATGAGGCATTTAGCCTCTTCAACCAACTCCATCACGATTCAGCACTCTTCCTCATTCAAACAATCAGCTACtaccattctcaaaaaaaaaaaaaaaaaatcaatcaatcagCTACTACCTCCATTATATTATATTCATTCTCAACCTGACAAGTGCCTATCTTCCTTGATATGCTCACATGCATGCACCAGTAATAGTTTCTGCTTGTGCAACTGAAAACGCCCCTTATTCATTTCTAATTACCGCTCCTAGTCCCTTCAACTTCGAGTCATGATGACAAGCTCCATCTACATGTGTAATAATCGTGTTAAACCGAAACCGGTGGTTAGCTTCTTATTCTGAAACTAAATTGCCATTTCAGATGAGAAGTTACATGGATATAGTGTGAGAATACGTACAGAAGGCCTCAAAATACTGGCAGACATGATGTCATCATGTTAATTGCCTAAAAATCTGCATCCCAGAGCATAAACTTAACATCTCCACAGAAAATTATGTCAAGCCTGCTAGCATATGTTATAATTTAAAAGTAAACTGAAGAACTCTAAACAACCTGGTACCTGAGGGAACTTGAGAAGATATTAATCAGAGCAAATCAACCGTCCACAGGAACTTAAGAAATTAATCCCATGGCATTTCATTCAAGCAGAGTACTGGCGTActttgatggaaaaaaaaaaacaaaatgaaacccCAACTCACCACGATATTCATAATTAGTATTTATAAAATCTCAGACAGAACAAAATTGCCAAATCATCTGAAACATACAGTAACAATCCACTGAAAATATATTCCGGTTAATTGTTTGGTTTGTGAATGCAGAATGCGCACAATCATCTATTGGTCTAAAACTTTTAAAAAGGAAAGTAAAAGACATGTCAAATTACCAGGGAAAAAACTAAGAAAACAAGAACTCTCTACAATCCAGCATGgggaacaaaagaaacaaagccATGTGCTAAAGTTCAATTCAACATGTTATTAATTACTTGTTGCTTGCTCCTTAAAAAGATTTAGCATGGCCAAGTAAGGCAAGGCTCTCTGCAAAGCAGTCCAAGAAGCCGTAGTACTCGTATTCATTATTGATTGCAAATTCTCCAACTTTCTTTGTCTTAAGATCCACTGTTAGTAACCGTCCACCACTCATTTTGAACACTGCTTCACTACCATTCTTTTTAAAACCAAATGGCTGTAGCTGAGGTCCTTCCAGACGTATGGTAAATAATTTTGTCCAGGATTCCACAGCTCCATAATCTCTCATCACCCACATGTCGACATCAATAGTACCGAAACTCTCCAAATCTGTCCCCGTAAATAAACCAATGGACTCCATGTATCTTGAAATATGGCAATGCTTTCCTCTCAAATCTTCtggcatcatcatcatctcgcGAAATAACTCACTGGCCATATCAAACAACACAATAGCAGTATCCACAATGGCCTTATGCCTTCGACCCCTACGACGGTGATGCACCCAATGCACTGCACCATTGACATAAGCATATCTGACATTATCACCGTGACGCGGAAAATCCTTTGGCATAGGAGCACGAAGGATTTTCCAGTTGCCCGTAGCCAAGGACCAAATCTCTGTTTCGCCACCAAAATCACTGACAGTTCTCAAAACCTTGTAGTCCTTGGTCCGCGAATCATAGCCAAAAGCATAACTTGCTACGTTAAAGTCACTGCCACCCTTAGGGTTTGAAACACGACGCTTAGGCAAAGTCACATACTTTCTGATACAAGGGTTCCAAATTACTGCTATGGAGCCATAATAGGCAAAGTCAAAAGCAAAGCACACTAGCCCGTTACAAGTTCCCACCACATTGAAATTCTTGACTACAAGTCTTTCACCTTTGGGGAAAATTGATTCTGTAAGGTAAAGGTAAGGATTTTCGATGTTGATATAGTCACCAACGTCCCAAAGACACCAGTTGAGCGGAGGGTTTACTAGAAGGAAGTGAGGGTCGTTTTGGTTGTTGGATTGGACTTTGCGGCTGAGGTGGGTAGAGCTTTCGATCAGAGATTTCCATGACCTACACACTAAGCAGCAACGGATTACAGATTTTATGGGCAACCTTTTAAGGATTTCATGTATGGTTCCCTCAGGAAGGTGGTCTGACATTGCTTGCTTCGATTTCTCTCCCGCAATTTTGCAGCAATTGTAATTTTCGGTAGGGGAGTTGGGGATTTGGGAGTTTTATCTATATGTTGAAAACCAAAATTATGTGTGCCTGGCCCAAATATGATTACTAGTTTAGTTGTAATAGGATAAAATATTTTAGATCATATTATTAGGATTCCTTGTACGACAAGATAGTATACatgtaatcttctatataaaaaggacccctattatcaatgaaaacattCAAGTATTCTCTCCATTTCTCGTCCTTAAACATTATATGAATTTCAAAAGCAAAAATCATAGCCTAATCAAATGAAGTGACATCAaccaagaaaataataataataataataataataataataaaaaagtagGACTCCGAAATCATCAATTATCTaaacatttttttcttcttaataaTGTGCAATTGGCTACCTAGCTATGTTTCACTTTAGTATCAACTAGGCACTTAGGCAGGTTCATATTTCAAGctataaaattaaataaagccATAAAAAGTTATTAGTACTTGTAATTAGGTGCATCTCAATCTGAGTTCAATCtgtaaagatatatatatatatatatatatatatattcggtccgttcgtgaaAATTGTatttttggatgccttaacgatcaccgatttggctgaaaatttacagaaataatctacacattaggacctaaaaaatgaacggttgagatgctgaaatataattaaaaaatttgtctaatgcctatcccagaaaagaccaaaaaaatggatccctttgtggaagggccctgtatatatatatatatatattttttttttttttttttttttttttttatttgaaggaTGATCCGTAAAGATATAAAAGACCCAAACAATATTAAAGTTAATGAAAATGCTACGGTTGAGAGAGAGCCGGCCTGGGCCTCTCAGCAAATTCCTCCATCATCGATGTAGAGACTAATTTTGGTGTCAGATTCTTTGAGCAAGACTTTTGCCATTTCCTCAAAGAGATGGTGGTTTGTGAATCTGCCTGAAACTACTCCTTCTCAGAGCCAATCTGACCTTAGCGTCTCTGTTTGGGGGTAAGATGTTAGGAATGCAGTGCTGTCGTTCTGGATAGGGGAGGCACCGAGAGTTGGACGTCTACATCCAATTCGTGCGCGCCTGAAGGCGTTGTTGACGGACAAAGGCTTTGGGCTGGTGGTAGTGTGGGTATAGATGAGGGGCTAGAGATGACTCATCATTCAACCTTGGGTGGAGTGAAGACTTTCCATAAAGTGGAGGT harbors:
- the LOC133730831 gene encoding F-box/kelch-repeat protein At3g23880-like → MSDHLPEGTIHEILKRLPIKSVIRCCLVCRSWKSLIESSTHLSRKVQSNNQNDPHFLLVNPPLNWCLWDVGDYINIENPYLYLTESIFPKGERLVVKNFNVVGTCNGLVCFAFDFAYYGSIAVIWNPCIRKYVTLPKRRVSNPKGGSDFNVASYAFGYDSRTKDYKVLRTVSDFGGETEIWSLATGNWKILRAPMPKDFPRHGDNVRYAYVNGAVHWVHHRRRGRRHKAIVDTAIVLFDMASELFREMMMMPEDLRGKHCHISRYMESIGLFTGTDLESFGTIDVDMWVMRDYGAVESWTKLFTIRLEGPQLQPFGFKKNGSEAVFKMSGGRLLTVDLKTKKVGEFAINNEYEYYGFLDCFAESLALLGHAKSF